Proteins encoded within one genomic window of Polynucleobacter duraquae:
- a CDS encoding N-acyl homoserine lactonase family protein — MKMHALSGGRLKMRKSVYLPAAEKTETIELPVTCYLIRHEQGNILFDTGCHPSVAKNAEDRWGSMAKVMVPINSPQDNLITQLDSVGLKPDDIDVVINSHFHSDHCGCNEFFKRATIFCHLFELEAAQAEDGLQKGYIPKDWKHANEIKTITGQYDLLGNGKVVLLPLPGHTPGMIGAMVNLDKDGSFLLASDAVPMQANLDLELNPKNTWNPDLSLASMVEVRRIQSGGAKILFGHDDAQWQSMRKGPAFYE; from the coding sequence ATGAAAATGCACGCGTTATCAGGCGGTCGCTTAAAAATGCGTAAGAGTGTGTATTTGCCTGCTGCTGAAAAAACTGAAACTATTGAGTTACCAGTAACCTGTTATCTCATTCGTCACGAGCAGGGCAATATCTTATTTGACACTGGGTGCCATCCTTCAGTAGCTAAAAATGCTGAAGATCGTTGGGGTTCTATGGCAAAAGTAATGGTCCCAATAAATTCGCCACAAGATAATTTAATAACACAGCTGGACTCTGTAGGCCTCAAACCAGATGATATTGATGTTGTTATAAATTCACATTTCCACTCAGATCATTGTGGGTGTAATGAATTTTTTAAGCGCGCTACTATTTTTTGTCATTTGTTTGAATTAGAAGCTGCACAAGCTGAAGATGGCTTACAAAAAGGTTACATCCCTAAAGATTGGAAGCATGCAAACGAAATTAAAACTATCACCGGTCAATATGATCTGCTTGGTAATGGCAAAGTTGTGTTACTTCCCTTGCCAGGTCACACACCTGGAATGATAGGCGCCATGGTGAATTTAGATAAAGATGGCTCCTTTTTATTGGCCTCAGATGCTGTCCCAATGCAGGCAAATTTAGATTTGGAACTTAATCCTAAAAATACATGGAATCCAGACCTATCTTTGGCATCCATGGTTGAGGTTAGGCGCATTCAATCGGGCGGTGCAAAGATTTTATTTGGACATGACGATGCCCAGTGGCAATCCATGCGTAAGGGACCAGCTTTTTATGAGTAA
- a CDS encoding (2Fe-2S)-binding protein: MGEIEKISLWVIVNGVVHEDLVDPRLLLSDYLRINLGLTGTHVGCEHGVCGSCTILVDGASSRSCLMLAVQANGLEICTVESLGSPDNLNPLQKAFNENHGLQCGFCTPGMLMTSTEMLQKYPLKTDEEIRELLSGNLCRCTGYQGIVDAVRECARKRDAGVISIEDISPRTERSL; encoded by the coding sequence ATGGGTGAAATTGAAAAAATCTCTTTATGGGTCATTGTGAATGGTGTAGTGCACGAAGATCTGGTTGATCCAAGGCTATTGCTATCTGATTATTTACGTATCAATTTAGGATTAACTGGCACTCATGTGGGCTGTGAGCATGGTGTATGTGGCTCATGTACTATTTTAGTGGATGGTGCCAGCTCAAGATCGTGTTTAATGCTTGCGGTTCAGGCTAACGGCTTAGAAATTTGCACTGTTGAAAGCTTAGGCTCTCCTGATAATCTCAATCCATTGCAAAAAGCGTTTAATGAGAATCACGGTCTTCAGTGCGGATTTTGTACACCTGGAATGCTGATGACTTCCACTGAGATGCTGCAAAAGTACCCTTTAAAAACTGACGAAGAAATCCGAGAGCTATTGTCCGGAAATCTTTGTCGCTGTACGGGGTATCAAGGGATTGTTGATGCCGTTCGGGAATGTGCTCGTAAACGTGATGCTGGTGTTATCAGCATTGAGGATATCTCACCTAGAACGGAGCGGTCATTATGA
- a CDS encoding FAD binding domain-containing protein, with the protein MKPVPFNYLCAYSLEEALQHLRHSDDAKVIAGGQSLMPMLNFRVVQPSLLIDIGKLVELDFIREEGDQITIGSLTRHSAVASSNLVKKDLPVMHEALKHVAHLAIRNRGTIGGSLSHADPAAEYPMLCLLLDAKIYCESIDQKRTIQADKFFAGSLSTVLAEDEILTQIQFSKLKAHTGWAFEEFAQRDGDFALAAVGVLVDKDADSRIQNVKISMMGVGETALRLDSIESRLNGQTYSDGLLETVRESLGDFLMPNTDLHASSEYRLHLAGQLFKRNFKSAWNKATIEK; encoded by the coding sequence ATGAAACCAGTTCCGTTTAACTATCTTTGCGCGTACTCTTTAGAGGAGGCGTTACAACATTTACGCCACTCAGATGATGCCAAAGTCATAGCTGGCGGCCAAAGCTTGATGCCCATGCTGAATTTTCGGGTGGTTCAGCCATCGTTATTAATTGATATTGGGAAGTTAGTTGAACTTGATTTTATTCGAGAAGAGGGTGATCAAATTACGATTGGATCTCTTACTCGTCATAGCGCGGTGGCAAGTTCCAATCTTGTTAAAAAAGATTTACCCGTAATGCATGAAGCCTTAAAACATGTAGCTCATCTTGCAATTCGTAATCGTGGAACGATTGGCGGCAGCTTATCTCATGCTGATCCTGCGGCCGAATATCCCATGTTATGTCTTTTGCTCGATGCAAAAATATATTGTGAATCTATAGATCAAAAGCGCACTATTCAGGCTGATAAATTTTTTGCAGGATCATTGTCTACTGTTTTGGCTGAAGATGAAATATTGACGCAAATTCAGTTTTCAAAATTGAAGGCTCACACTGGTTGGGCTTTTGAAGAATTTGCACAACGTGATGGCGATTTTGCCCTGGCAGCAGTTGGTGTATTGGTAGATAAAGACGCGGATAGCCGAATTCAAAATGTCAAGATAAGCATGATGGGCGTTGGCGAGACTGCTTTAAGGCTTGATTCTATCGAGTCGCGCCTTAATGGCCAGACTTATTCTGATGGATTATTAGAAACGGTTCGAGAAAGTTTAGGTGATTTTCTTATGCCTAATACAGATTTACATGCATCTTCTGAGTACCGTCTGCATTTAGCTGGACAGTTATTCAAGAGAAATTTTAAATCCGCATGGAATAAGGCGACTATAGAGAAATAA
- a CDS encoding enoyl-CoA hydratase-related protein — protein MDMVGEARLEASRSVVWDALNDPEILKKSIPGCEELQKLSDTSYTAVVVSKVGPIKARFLGNVSLSDIKAPASYTLVGEGQGGMAGFAKAEIRVELEELDQSLTLLRYTVKANVGGKLAQLGSRLIDATARKNADDFFENFGRAVGGLDAKPAAGLDFSQYQQESLGAAPALPARAASLVVGSGDAKLGYGIGPTAFMFGSNDPDVMDVWVDDKIKIWISDHIAVVTLNRPKTKNAMSLGMWKAIPGILGALERDPNVRTVILTGAGEDFSAGADITEFGKVRSTDKQVWDYEVAVDACCDAIANINKPTIAVIRGFCLGGGAHLAMSCDFRYAASTSKFGIPAARLSIIYGVKGTQKLLNLVGLVQAKKILFGSQRFGAPEALKLGFIDHMTGAIESEAKPTLLESLFGKKKSVDQKLSDDPMVTARGFAKLLASNAPLSISGAKYLLNGIAMGRGALDSDLAEELIAAAGKSNDYHEGRKAFAEKREPQFQGN, from the coding sequence ATGGATATGGTAGGCGAAGCGCGATTAGAGGCATCACGAAGTGTTGTTTGGGATGCCTTGAATGATCCGGAGATTTTAAAAAAGAGCATACCTGGCTGCGAAGAATTACAAAAGCTATCTGACACTTCCTATACCGCTGTAGTGGTTTCTAAAGTCGGGCCAATTAAGGCTCGTTTTTTGGGAAATGTAAGCCTGTCCGACATTAAGGCGCCAGCAAGCTATACATTGGTTGGAGAGGGTCAAGGCGGCATGGCAGGATTTGCTAAAGCAGAGATTAGGGTTGAGCTTGAAGAGCTTGACCAATCTTTGACTTTACTTCGCTATACAGTAAAGGCAAATGTAGGTGGGAAATTGGCTCAACTTGGATCAAGGTTAATTGATGCAACAGCGCGGAAAAATGCAGATGATTTTTTTGAGAATTTTGGTAGAGCTGTTGGCGGTTTAGATGCAAAGCCAGCAGCAGGCCTTGATTTCTCTCAATATCAACAGGAGTCTTTAGGTGCTGCGCCGGCCCTGCCAGCAAGAGCAGCAAGTTTAGTAGTCGGTAGTGGGGATGCAAAATTAGGTTATGGCATAGGTCCGACTGCATTTATGTTTGGATCTAATGATCCAGATGTGATGGATGTGTGGGTTGATGACAAGATCAAAATATGGATTTCTGATCATATTGCAGTGGTTACTTTGAATAGACCTAAAACAAAAAATGCCATGTCTTTGGGTATGTGGAAAGCTATTCCTGGAATTTTAGGCGCGCTAGAAAGAGACCCAAATGTCAGAACAGTAATTCTGACGGGTGCTGGTGAGGACTTTAGCGCTGGTGCTGATATAACTGAGTTTGGAAAAGTGCGCTCTACAGATAAGCAGGTTTGGGATTATGAGGTGGCTGTTGATGCATGCTGCGATGCTATTGCAAATATTAATAAACCAACTATTGCAGTAATTCGTGGCTTTTGTTTGGGTGGTGGCGCTCACTTAGCTATGTCATGTGATTTCCGATACGCAGCTAGCACTTCAAAATTTGGCATTCCGGCAGCTCGTCTATCAATTATCTATGGTGTAAAAGGCACTCAAAAACTACTCAATCTAGTTGGGTTAGTGCAAGCTAAGAAAATTTTGTTTGGCTCGCAACGTTTTGGTGCTCCTGAAGCCCTAAAGTTAGGCTTTATTGATCATATGACTGGAGCAATTGAGTCTGAGGCTAAGCCAACTTTACTCGAGAGTTTGTTTGGTAAAAAGAAATCAGTGGATCAAAAATTGTCAGATGATCCAATGGTGACTGCTCGAGGATTTGCAAAGCTGCTTGCTTCTAATGCTCCATTAAGTATCTCCGGGGCCAAATATTTGCTCAATGGTATTGCTATGGGCCGTGGCGCTTTAGACAGTGATTTAGCTGAGGAGTTAATTGCTGCTGCAGGTAAAAGCAATGATTACCATGAGGGCCGAAAAGCCTTTGCAGAAAAACGCGAACCACAGTTTCAGGGAAATTAA
- a CDS encoding acyl-CoA thioesterase yields MSDKKPSPPVRSDFVAFEDVHSRWMDNDAYGHINNVVYYSFFDTAVNRYLIQRNVLDVVKSETIGLVIETQCKYFSPIAYPDMIHVGLKVAHLGNSSVKYEVAIFKNEDDIASAMGHFVHVYVDRKSNKPTPLPQNVRDVLQQLVKPN; encoded by the coding sequence ATGAGCGATAAAAAACCTTCCCCACCAGTACGTTCTGACTTTGTGGCGTTTGAAGATGTTCATTCAAGATGGATGGATAACGATGCTTATGGGCATATCAATAATGTCGTGTACTACTCTTTTTTTGATACAGCAGTAAATCGCTATCTTATTCAGAGAAATGTTTTGGATGTGGTTAAAAGTGAAACCATCGGATTGGTGATTGAAACTCAATGTAAGTATTTTTCACCAATTGCATATCCAGACATGATTCATGTTGGACTGAAAGTGGCACATTTAGGAAATAGTAGCGTGAAATATGAAGTAGCAATTTTCAAAAATGAAGATGATATTGCTTCTGCGATGGGTCATTTCGTACACGTTTATGTTGATCGAAAGAGTAATAAGCCAACGCCACTTCCACAAAACGTTCGCGACGTATTGCAACAACTTGTAAAGCCAAATTAA
- a CDS encoding iron-containing alcohol dehydrogenase — MQFDFHSTRSILVERGGARNLAKRIAERGGKSAFIVTDPGVLSAGLLEKALPQFKEISLPVQIFSDVQADPPVSVIDSAVKAAQDSKADYIIGFGGGSSMDVAKLVALLASGKEKLSEVYGVGMAKGPRLPLILVPTTAGTGSEVTTISIVTVSESEKKGVVSPQLLPDVALLDAELTLGLPAHVTAATGIDAMVHAIEAFTTKRLKNPVSDCLAKEALRLLASNLHQAVKAGGDIDARENMLLGACLAGMAFTNAPVAGVHALAYPIGARFHVPHGLSNSLMLGPVMRFNLEAAHSMYAELGQIIKPGLQGSTVEQATQLANYLGGLAGALGLPQRLVEVGITAEDVDQLATDAMLQTRLLQNSPREITLNDAAQLYREAL, encoded by the coding sequence ATGCAATTTGACTTTCACTCAACACGTTCAATTCTTGTCGAAAGAGGCGGAGCTAGAAATCTTGCTAAAAGAATTGCTGAGAGGGGCGGAAAATCAGCCTTCATTGTTACCGATCCAGGAGTTTTATCTGCTGGCTTACTAGAAAAGGCTTTGCCCCAATTTAAAGAAATTAGCTTGCCAGTACAAATATTTTCGGATGTACAGGCTGATCCACCGGTATCGGTTATTGATTCTGCTGTAAAAGCTGCCCAAGATTCCAAGGCGGATTACATCATTGGCTTTGGTGGTGGCAGTTCAATGGATGTGGCCAAATTAGTTGCCCTATTAGCTTCAGGTAAAGAAAAATTATCAGAAGTATATGGCGTCGGTATGGCCAAAGGTCCACGCTTGCCTTTGATCTTGGTTCCCACAACGGCGGGTACTGGCTCTGAGGTAACAACTATTTCTATTGTTACTGTTAGCGAGAGTGAGAAGAAGGGTGTGGTTTCCCCTCAATTACTTCCAGACGTTGCCTTGCTTGATGCCGAACTAACTTTAGGACTTCCGGCTCATGTTACAGCTGCAACTGGAATTGATGCGATGGTTCATGCTATTGAAGCCTTTACAACAAAGCGATTAAAAAATCCTGTTTCTGATTGCTTGGCCAAGGAGGCTTTACGTTTATTGGCTAGCAATCTTCATCAGGCTGTTAAAGCTGGTGGCGATATTGATGCACGCGAAAACATGTTGTTAGGCGCCTGTCTCGCCGGAATGGCTTTTACTAATGCACCAGTAGCAGGTGTGCATGCATTGGCTTACCCAATAGGTGCAAGATTCCACGTTCCACATGGCCTTTCAAACTCACTTATGCTTGGACCTGTCATGCGCTTTAATTTGGAGGCTGCACATAGCATGTATGCTGAGCTGGGGCAAATTATCAAACCTGGTTTGCAAGGTTCAACCGTAGAGCAGGCTACTCAACTAGCCAACTATCTTGGGGGCCTTGCAGGTGCACTAGGTTTGCCACAAAGATTGGTTGAGGTAGGCATCACTGCGGAAGATGTAGATCAATTGGCTACAGATGCGATGCTTCAAACGAGGTTATTGCAAAATAGCCCCCGTGAAATTACTTTGAATGATGCTGCACAACTATATAGAGAGGCTTTATGA
- a CDS encoding class I adenylate-forming enzyme family protein, which translates to MIKTDVIKPLGKLLEQRAVQYGSKVAYWDSYKEASYFELNRQSGNISKKLRSQGFLSADKVAIYLPNSVNWVLSCFGVVRSGLVAVPISHDAAPGEVSYRITDSGAKAIITTKDRLALLGGLKDEIGTSLQIIIVDEDRALGCENFSEYCADSPQLVEEEIQTSIDEVAFIVYTSGTTGKAKGVQLTLRSMLWVVAACWIPIAEINDKDVVLSPLPLFHSYALNFSVLSIIAAGASEFIVEKYSSSQVLTLLKTGNFTVLPGVPTMFHYILESAKADSAVKLNGMRLCISAGAILPADLNRGFEEFFAIKLLDGYGITETSTMVTMNSPVWGRTLGSCGLPVVGVAVRIVDPTTGADLGPGQEGELIVRGPNVMVGYHNKPTETAAALKNGWYHTGDLAKADANGYLTITGRLKELIIRGGQNIAPGEIEEAVLRHPAILDCAAVGIEHKHLGEIPVVFIVLRDGKSIGAEELIDFTKGHLSSYKVPAQIHVVKEIPRTGSGKVMRFKLKEAI; encoded by the coding sequence ATGATTAAGACGGACGTAATAAAGCCACTTGGCAAGCTTTTGGAGCAAAGAGCGGTTCAATATGGGTCAAAAGTAGCCTATTGGGACAGCTATAAAGAGGCTAGCTACTTTGAATTAAACCGTCAAAGTGGAAATATTTCCAAAAAGCTTCGAAGTCAGGGATTCTTAAGCGCTGATAAGGTCGCCATCTATCTACCCAATTCAGTGAATTGGGTATTAAGTTGCTTTGGCGTAGTTCGCTCCGGCTTAGTGGCTGTTCCAATATCTCATGATGCGGCCCCTGGAGAGGTCAGTTACAGAATTACCGATTCTGGGGCTAAGGCAATCATCACAACTAAAGATCGTTTAGCTCTGCTTGGCGGACTCAAAGATGAGATAGGTACAAGTCTTCAAATTATCATTGTTGACGAAGATCGGGCATTAGGATGCGAAAATTTTTCTGAATACTGTGCAGATTCTCCTCAATTAGTCGAGGAGGAGATTCAAACTAGCATTGATGAAGTCGCCTTTATTGTTTATACCTCTGGAACAACTGGTAAAGCTAAAGGTGTTCAGCTAACGTTGCGCTCAATGCTTTGGGTGGTAGCAGCGTGCTGGATCCCAATTGCTGAGATAAATGACAAAGATGTTGTTCTATCGCCGTTACCCTTGTTCCACTCTTATGCTCTGAATTTTTCAGTGCTCTCTATTATTGCCGCCGGTGCTAGTGAATTTATTGTTGAGAAATACTCATCTAGTCAAGTATTAACTTTGTTGAAAACAGGAAACTTTACGGTCCTTCCTGGCGTGCCAACAATGTTCCATTACATTCTTGAGTCTGCAAAAGCAGATTCTGCAGTTAAATTAAATGGTATGCGTTTGTGTATCTCGGCGGGCGCAATATTGCCAGCAGATCTTAATAGAGGGTTCGAAGAGTTTTTTGCCATCAAGTTGTTAGACGGATATGGCATTACCGAAACCTCAACAATGGTCACAATGAATTCTCCTGTTTGGGGCAGAACCCTTGGTTCTTGTGGATTGCCAGTAGTTGGTGTGGCAGTTCGAATCGTTGATCCTACTACCGGTGCTGACTTGGGTCCGGGACAGGAGGGCGAACTTATCGTTCGCGGCCCAAATGTAATGGTTGGTTATCACAATAAGCCAACCGAGACTGCAGCAGCATTAAAGAATGGCTGGTATCACACTGGTGATTTGGCAAAAGCAGACGCTAATGGTTATCTCACTATTACAGGTCGCTTAAAAGAGCTCATTATTCGAGGCGGTCAAAATATTGCGCCCGGAGAAATTGAAGAGGCAGTCCTGCGTCACCCAGCAATTCTAGATTGTGCTGCAGTTGGAATTGAGCATAAACATCTCGGAGAAATTCCAGTTGTTTTTATAGTTCTCAGGGATGGTAAGTCAATAGGAGCTGAAGAGCTAATTGATTTTACAAAAGGCCATCTCTCCTCATACAAAGTTCCTGCGCAAATTCATGTGGTGAAAGAGATACCAAGAACGGGCTCCGGAAAAGTAATGCGCTTTAAATTAAAAGAAGCAATCTAG
- a CDS encoding ABC transporter substrate-binding protein: MFKKKLIASISILAMSSAMVAPPAFAQASNDVIRIGVLTDMTGQFSHEAGEGSVAAVKMAVEDFGGKVLGKPIEVIFADHQNKPDIGAAKAREWYDKGIDMIAGLINSGVALSVTNVAKDKNKIAIINGSGSSKITNEGCTPVSIHYAYDTYALATGTTKYLIKEKNLDTWYFLTADYAFGHALEGDATASIKALGGTVVGSTRYPMDTADHSSFLLRAQASKAKVVAMAGSGQSFINAVKSSQEFGITRGGQTLAGLLVWDTDVHALGLKQAQGLIMTTAFYWDRTPETRAWSKRFQDRMKRMPHMGDAGDYSSTMHYLKAIQAAGTDETGAVMAKMKSTPINDFFATNGRIREDGRMVHDMYVYQVKTPAESKYAWDYLSIKETIPAAQAFRPLSESSCYLVKK, from the coding sequence ATGTTTAAGAAAAAGTTAATTGCATCGATCAGCATCCTAGCAATGTCATCCGCCATGGTAGCTCCACCTGCTTTCGCTCAAGCGTCAAATGACGTAATTCGTATCGGCGTACTTACTGATATGACAGGTCAATTCTCACATGAAGCTGGTGAAGGCTCAGTTGCAGCGGTAAAGATGGCGGTTGAAGATTTTGGCGGGAAGGTTCTGGGGAAGCCAATTGAAGTGATATTTGCTGACCATCAAAATAAACCTGATATTGGAGCCGCAAAAGCGCGGGAGTGGTACGACAAAGGCATTGATATGATTGCCGGTCTAATAAACTCAGGGGTCGCACTTTCCGTAACTAACGTTGCAAAAGATAAAAATAAAATAGCAATTATTAATGGTTCGGGTAGCTCTAAGATCACCAATGAAGGATGTACTCCCGTTAGCATTCATTACGCATACGATACTTATGCGTTAGCTACTGGTACAACAAAATACTTAATCAAAGAGAAGAATTTAGATACTTGGTATTTTTTAACTGCTGACTATGCATTTGGTCACGCACTTGAGGGCGACGCCACAGCTAGCATTAAAGCATTAGGAGGAACGGTAGTTGGTTCTACACGCTACCCAATGGATACTGCAGATCATTCATCCTTCCTCTTAAGAGCACAGGCCTCAAAGGCAAAAGTAGTTGCAATGGCTGGCTCAGGTCAAAGTTTTATTAACGCTGTTAAATCCTCCCAAGAATTCGGAATAACCAGAGGCGGCCAAACCTTAGCAGGACTATTAGTTTGGGATACCGATGTTCATGCGCTAGGTTTAAAACAAGCACAAGGCTTGATCATGACTACAGCATTTTACTGGGATAGAACCCCTGAGACTCGTGCATGGTCTAAACGATTCCAAGATCGCATGAAGCGTATGCCACATATGGGTGATGCTGGTGACTACTCTTCAACTATGCATTATTTAAAAGCGATTCAGGCCGCAGGTACAGATGAAACTGGTGCAGTAATGGCAAAGATGAAGTCAACACCTATTAATGACTTCTTCGCTACCAATGGACGTATTCGTGAAGATGGTCGTATGGTCCATGATATGTATGTTTATCAAGTCAAGACTCCTGCTGAATCCAAATACGCATGGGATTACCTCTCAATCAAAGAAACAATTCCTGCAGCACAAGCATTCCGCCCACTTAGTGAAAGTTCCTGCTACTTGGTAAAGAAATAA
- a CDS encoding ABC transporter ATP-binding protein: MNSHDVILNTQELTKSFKGFTAVDNVNLSVERGSIHALIGPNGAGKTTCFNLLTKFLSPSSGKIFFNGLDITNEKPAQIARRGVIRSFQISAVFPHLTVLENVRVALQRGLGTEFHFWKPESSLNVLNERAEELLVEVGLEKFTNEETLNLAYGRKRALEIATTLAMEPELMLLDEPTQGMGHEDVERVTELIDRVAKGRTILMVEHNMNVIASIADRITVLQRGSILAEGPYKEVSNNPAVIEAYMGSHTEVTV; this comes from the coding sequence GTGAATTCACATGATGTAATTCTCAATACTCAAGAGCTGACTAAATCATTCAAAGGATTTACTGCAGTAGATAATGTCAACCTATCGGTAGAACGAGGGAGTATTCACGCTCTAATTGGTCCTAATGGCGCAGGAAAAACCACATGCTTTAATTTGTTGACGAAATTTTTAAGCCCATCATCGGGAAAAATATTTTTCAATGGACTTGATATTACCAATGAGAAGCCCGCTCAAATCGCAAGAAGAGGTGTAATCAGATCATTCCAGATCTCCGCTGTCTTCCCCCACTTAACAGTCTTAGAAAATGTACGTGTAGCCTTGCAACGTGGACTAGGGACTGAGTTTCACTTCTGGAAACCTGAGTCATCTTTAAATGTTCTCAATGAACGCGCAGAAGAACTATTGGTTGAAGTAGGGCTGGAAAAATTTACCAATGAAGAAACATTGAACTTAGCATATGGTAGAAAAAGAGCGCTCGAGATTGCAACAACTCTGGCTATGGAGCCCGAACTTATGCTACTAGATGAGCCCACACAAGGTATGGGTCATGAGGATGTAGAGCGTGTAACTGAATTAATTGACCGTGTTGCAAAAGGACGTACGATTTTGATGGTTGAACACAATATGAATGTTATTGCTTCAATTGCTGATCGAATTACTGTATTGCAACGTGGATCCATATTGGCAGAAGGTCCATACAAAGAAGTATCTAATAATCCGGCTGTAATTGAAGCTTATATGGGCAGTCACACAGAGGTGACAGTATGA
- a CDS encoding ABC transporter ATP-binding protein gives MSTKALEVKNLQSWYGESHILHGIDFTVDDGEVVTLLGRNGAGRSTTLKSILGLTDHRTGVVNIYGSDTIALPSHKITCLGVGYCPEERGIFASLSAEENLLLPPEIADGGMNLDEIYEMFPNLYERRHSPGTRLSGGEQQMLAMARILRTGAKLLLLDEITEGLAPVIVQRLGKVVTKLKNRGFTIVLVEQNFRFAAPLADRHYVVEHGKIVEVVKKNELAAKTVLLNEYLGV, from the coding sequence ATGAGCACAAAGGCACTGGAGGTAAAGAATCTACAGTCATGGTACGGAGAATCTCATATACTGCACGGAATTGACTTTACTGTTGATGATGGTGAAGTCGTTACCCTTCTTGGTAGAAACGGTGCAGGACGCAGCACTACACTTAAATCAATTCTCGGCCTTACTGATCACCGTACTGGAGTAGTAAATATTTATGGCTCCGACACTATCGCACTTCCATCTCATAAAATTACATGCCTAGGAGTTGGCTACTGTCCAGAAGAGCGAGGAATTTTTGCAAGCTTAAGTGCTGAAGAAAATCTTTTGTTGCCCCCAGAAATAGCAGATGGCGGGATGAACTTAGATGAAATTTACGAGATGTTTCCAAATCTATATGAAAGGCGCCATAGCCCTGGCACACGCCTCTCTGGGGGTGAGCAGCAAATGTTAGCGATGGCGCGGATTTTAAGAACCGGCGCAAAACTGCTTTTGCTAGATGAGATCACCGAAGGCTTGGCTCCTGTAATTGTCCAAAGGCTTGGGAAAGTGGTCACAAAACTCAAAAATCGCGGGTTTACGATTGTTCTGGTTGAGCAAAATTTTCGCTTTGCAGCACCTCTAGCAGATCGACATTATGTTGTTGAGCATGGCAAGATTGTTGAAGTAGTTAAGAAAAACGAGTTAGCAGCAAAAACAGTATTGCTAAATGAATACTTAGGGGTCTAA
- a CDS encoding branched-chain amino acid ABC transporter permease, translating to MFELLGITPQGLAAQLLVGLINGSFYAILSLGLAIIFGLLNIINFSHGAQYTMGAFIAWIGLTQVGQWFGFPDFSINYWFALILVPLVMAGFGLILERTMLKRLYHLDHLYGLLLTFGLALIIEGMFRHWYGISGESYPAPELLQGVIPLESIGIILPKYRLWVVIASLVVCFSTWYVIERTKLGSYLRAGTENPKLLQAFGINVPLMISLAYAYGVGLAGFAGVLAAPIFQVNPLMGSNLIIVVFAVVVIGGMGSIMGSILTGLALGLIEGLTKVFYPEASGVVIFVIMAIVLLIRPAGLFGREK from the coding sequence ATGTTTGAACTTCTTGGAATTACCCCACAAGGGCTGGCTGCTCAGCTCTTAGTGGGGCTTATTAATGGCTCTTTCTATGCCATTTTGAGTTTGGGCCTAGCTATTATCTTTGGCTTACTCAACATCATTAATTTTTCGCATGGTGCTCAGTACACCATGGGAGCTTTTATTGCGTGGATTGGTTTGACTCAAGTTGGCCAATGGTTTGGATTTCCTGATTTCTCAATTAATTATTGGTTTGCATTAATTTTGGTGCCTTTGGTAATGGCAGGCTTTGGTTTAATTCTTGAGCGCACAATGCTCAAACGCCTATATCACCTTGATCACCTTTATGGCCTGCTATTAACTTTTGGATTGGCTTTGATTATTGAGGGCATGTTCCGCCATTGGTACGGAATTTCTGGCGAGAGTTATCCGGCACCTGAACTATTACAAGGCGTTATTCCATTAGAGTCGATTGGCATTATTTTGCCCAAATATCGTTTGTGGGTAGTGATTGCCTCTTTGGTGGTTTGTTTCTCCACCTGGTATGTCATTGAGAGAACGAAGTTGGGTTCTTATCTTCGCGCTGGAACTGAAAATCCAAAACTACTTCAGGCGTTCGGCATCAACGTCCCTTTGATGATTTCTTTGGCTTATGCCTATGGTGTTGGTTTGGCTGGTTTTGCTGGTGTTCTGGCCGCACCTATTTTTCAAGTCAACCCACTGATGGGTTCGAACCTCATCATTGTAGTTTTTGCAGTTGTCGTGATTGGTGGCATGGGCTCCATCATGGGTTCTATCTTGACTGGCCTCGCTTTAGGTTTGATTGAGGGCTTAACTAAAGTGTTTTATCCAGAAGCATCTGGCGTGGTTATTTTTGTGATCATGGCAATTGTGTTGCTCATTCGCCCTGCTGGACTTTTCGGCCGGGAGAAATAA